In Herbaspirillum sp. WKF16, one genomic interval encodes:
- a CDS encoding methyl-accepting chemotaxis protein, with amino-acid sequence MNWFYNLKIARKLILSFAAVIVLTVILGVFAIRQLKEVNQASTDMATNWLPTIKAAQVLQASLPRMRISELQMVTANQDADRADADKAIKSRLEILAKQRASYEAQISEPEEKAIYEQFSKSFAAYVEVDKQLKALAIEGKEEEARTLFKGESNKLFRLMNEQLDGIVKVNEAGSARSDQAAEDMYQAAKLWIAALLAGIVVIAFGLAIAVARLVSRPLNEAVEVAQRVAQGDLTVSIRTGGRDETGMLMQSLRAMNDSLQKIVGEVRHGTDTIGTASQEIASGNLDLSSRTEQQAGSLEETASAMEELTSTVKQNADNARQANQLAVSASEIASQGGEVVGQVVQTMEGITESSRKIADIISVIDGIAFQTNILALNAAVEAARAGEQGRGFAVVASEVRSLAQRSAAAAKEIKELIDDSVEKVGAGSQLVERAGSTMTEVVASVKRVTDIVGEITAASHEQSTGIEEINRAITQMDEVTQQNAALVEEAAAAAQSLQDQAGRLSEVVSVFKVNR; translated from the coding sequence ATGAACTGGTTCTATAACCTGAAGATAGCCAGAAAACTGATTCTTTCCTTCGCCGCCGTCATCGTGCTGACGGTCATCCTCGGCGTATTCGCCATTCGCCAGCTCAAGGAGGTCAACCAGGCCTCCACCGACATGGCCACCAACTGGTTGCCGACCATCAAGGCGGCGCAGGTCCTGCAGGCGTCGCTGCCGCGCATGCGCATCTCCGAGCTGCAGATGGTCACGGCCAACCAGGACGCCGACCGCGCCGATGCCGACAAGGCCATCAAGTCGCGCCTGGAGATCCTGGCCAAGCAGCGCGCCAGCTACGAAGCGCAGATTTCCGAACCTGAAGAGAAAGCCATCTACGAGCAGTTCAGCAAGTCCTTCGCCGCCTATGTCGAGGTCGACAAGCAGCTCAAGGCGCTGGCCATCGAGGGCAAGGAAGAAGAAGCGCGCACCCTGTTCAAGGGCGAATCCAACAAGCTGTTCCGTCTCATGAACGAGCAGCTCGACGGCATCGTCAAGGTCAACGAAGCCGGCAGCGCGCGTTCCGACCAGGCCGCCGAAGACATGTACCAGGCGGCCAAGTTGTGGATCGCGGCCTTGCTGGCCGGCATCGTGGTGATTGCCTTCGGCCTGGCCATCGCAGTGGCGCGCCTGGTGTCGCGTCCGCTCAATGAGGCGGTGGAGGTGGCGCAGCGCGTTGCGCAGGGCGACCTGACCGTCAGCATCCGCACCGGCGGCCGCGACGAGACCGGCATGCTGATGCAATCGCTGCGCGCCATGAACGACAGCCTGCAGAAGATCGTCGGCGAAGTGCGCCACGGCACCGACACCATCGGCACCGCCTCGCAGGAAATCGCCAGCGGCAACCTCGACCTGTCCTCGCGCACCGAGCAGCAGGCAGGCTCGCTGGAAGAGACCGCTTCGGCCATGGAAGAGCTGACCTCGACCGTCAAGCAGAACGCCGACAACGCGCGCCAGGCCAATCAATTGGCGGTGTCCGCTTCCGAGATCGCCAGCCAGGGCGGCGAGGTGGTGGGGCAGGTGGTGCAGACCATGGAAGGTATCACCGAGAGCTCGCGCAAGATCGCCGACATCATCAGCGTGATCGACGGCATCGCCTTCCAGACCAACATCCTGGCGCTGAACGCGGCGGTGGAAGCCGCCCGCGCCGGCGAGCAGGGGCGCGGCTTCGCGGTGGTGGCCTCCGAGGTGCGTTCGCTGGCGCAGCGTTCGGCCGCCGCCGCCAAGGAAATCAAGGAACTGATCGACGACTCGGTGGAGAAGGTCGGCGCCGGCAGCCAGCTGGTGGAGCGCGCCGGTTCGACCATGACCGAGGTGGTGGCCAGCGTCAAGCGCGTGACCGATATCGTCGGCGAGATCACCGCCGCCAGCCACGAGCAGAGCACCGGCATCGAGGAGATCAACCGCGCCATCACCCAGATGGACGAGGTGACCCAGCAGAACGCCGCGCTGGTGGAAGAAGCCGCCGCCGCCGCGCAATCGCTGCAGGACCAGGCGGGACGCCTGTCGGAGGTAGTCAGCGTGTTCAAGGTCAATCGCTGA
- a CDS encoding efflux transporter outer membrane subunit, with protein sequence MNTRRSLIALACALALAGCAVGPDYRKPDVDVPAAWAPEAPWRPMQPQDAAARGPWWERFGDAQLNALQEKALAGNQTLAIAAARLGQARAQLNVVSAGQSPQVGIGARAARARISANRPLTNYNSPNFATVQNDFALGLNVSYEADLFGRVQRSLEGAAASAQQSAADFENTRLLLTAELAGNYFNLRELDIELDVVARAIALQRRALELATSRHDLGATSGLDVAQQQALLDTTLTQVDILGKQRAQYEHAIATLTGTPAPVFAIAPSTAAIAFPEIPPGVPSDILERRPDIASAERAMAAANAQIGVASAAYYPSFMLQPSYGVDSRNWGALFNAPSVLWSLGVSATQSLFDGGRLRAGVDFSKAGYEAAVAGYKRTVLTAMQEVEDGITGIASLDRAYAQSQAAIASARRVLDLANSRYEGGVTPYLDVITAQQSLLNSERQAAQLMGQRLLTSVFLIKALGGDWRERREAQSQTVSPTDKPDAG encoded by the coding sequence GTGAACACCCGCCGCAGCCTGATCGCCCTGGCTTGCGCGCTGGCCCTGGCCGGTTGCGCGGTCGGTCCTGATTACCGCAAGCCCGACGTCGACGTGCCCGCGGCCTGGGCGCCGGAAGCGCCGTGGCGCCCGATGCAGCCGCAGGACGCCGCCGCGCGCGGCCCGTGGTGGGAGCGCTTCGGCGACGCCCAACTCAATGCATTGCAAGAGAAGGCGCTGGCCGGCAACCAGACGCTGGCGATCGCCGCCGCGCGGCTGGGGCAGGCGCGCGCGCAGCTCAACGTCGTCTCGGCCGGCCAGTCGCCGCAGGTGGGCATCGGCGCGCGCGCCGCGCGTGCCCGCATCTCGGCCAATCGTCCGCTGACCAACTACAATTCGCCCAACTTCGCGACCGTGCAGAACGACTTCGCGCTGGGCCTGAACGTCAGCTACGAGGCTGACCTGTTCGGCCGCGTGCAGCGTTCGCTGGAGGGCGCCGCGGCCTCGGCCCAGCAGTCGGCGGCGGACTTCGAGAACACCCGCCTGTTGCTCACCGCCGAGCTGGCCGGCAACTACTTCAACCTGCGCGAGCTCGACATCGAGCTCGACGTGGTCGCGCGCGCCATCGCGCTGCAGCGCCGCGCCCTGGAGCTGGCCACCTCGCGCCACGACCTGGGCGCCACTTCGGGACTGGACGTGGCGCAGCAGCAGGCGCTGCTGGACACCACGCTGACCCAGGTCGACATCCTCGGCAAGCAGCGCGCGCAGTATGAGCACGCCATCGCCACGCTGACCGGCACGCCGGCCCCGGTGTTCGCCATCGCGCCCTCGACGGCCGCGATCGCCTTCCCCGAGATTCCGCCGGGCGTGCCGTCCGACATCCTGGAGCGCCGTCCCGACATCGCCTCGGCCGAGCGCGCCATGGCCGCCGCCAACGCCCAGATCGGCGTGGCCAGCGCGGCCTACTATCCGAGCTTCATGCTGCAGCCGTCCTACGGCGTCGACAGCCGCAACTGGGGCGCGCTGTTCAACGCGCCCAGCGTGCTGTGGTCGCTCGGCGTGTCGGCCACGCAAAGCCTGTTCGACGGCGGCCGCCTGCGCGCCGGCGTGGACTTCAGCAAGGCCGGCTACGAAGCGGCCGTGGCCGGCTACAAGCGCACCGTGCTGACCGCGATGCAGGAAGTGGAAGACGGCATCACCGGCATCGCCTCGCTGGACCGCGCCTACGCCCAATCGCAGGCGGCCATCGCCAGCGCGCGCCGCGTGCTGGACCTTGCCAACAGCCGCTACGAGGGCGGCGTTACGCCTTACCTGGACGTCATCACCGCGCAGCAATCGCTGTTGAACAGCGAGCGCCAGGCGGCGCAGCTGATGGGCCAGCGCCTGCTGACCTCGGTGTTCCTGATCAAGGCGCTGGGCGGCGACTGGCGCGAGCGCCGCGAAGCGCAATCGCAGACCGTCTCCCCGACGGATAAACCCGACGCCGGGTGA
- a CDS encoding efflux RND transporter periplasmic adaptor subunit, protein MSQERHSELGIHALPEEADLAKRQQMMKRARLVLVVVLVLLAAGAARTVISRVANARELQAGTEERAKTFVRVTEARSSADGQMLSLPGTLQGFVQSPISARSGGYLKRWHKDIGAQVKKGELLAELDTPEIDQQLSQAVAARAQAASSMELAKSSMARWEALRKKDAVSQQELDERRSAYAQANSNLAAAEANVERLRQVEGFKRIVAPFAGIITRRNVDVGDLIDPGAGRPLFVLSQTDPLRVYVNVPQSFANLVKPGQTVVVTQAELRGRKFEGKVARTAGSIDPATRSMQIEVSLPNADNALLPGAFVQVALPLKPSGTLLVSADTLMFRRDGSLVASVDAQNKVRLKKVQVGRNFGLTVEVLEGLQGDERLILNPSDSLTEGDVVEPTMDKKDAGADKKKAAS, encoded by the coding sequence ATGTCGCAAGAACGCCATTCCGAACTGGGCATCCATGCGCTGCCTGAAGAGGCCGACCTGGCCAAGCGCCAGCAGATGATGAAGCGCGCCAGGCTGGTGCTGGTGGTCGTGCTGGTATTGCTGGCCGCGGGCGCCGCGCGCACCGTGATCAGCCGCGTGGCCAATGCGCGCGAGCTGCAGGCCGGCACCGAGGAGCGCGCCAAGACCTTCGTGCGCGTGACCGAAGCCAGGAGCAGCGCCGACGGCCAGATGCTGTCGCTGCCGGGCACCCTGCAGGGCTTCGTGCAGTCGCCGATCTCGGCGCGCTCGGGCGGCTACCTCAAGCGCTGGCACAAGGACATCGGCGCCCAGGTGAAGAAGGGCGAACTGCTGGCCGAACTGGACACGCCGGAAATCGACCAGCAGCTGTCGCAGGCCGTGGCCGCGCGCGCCCAGGCCGCTTCCAGCATGGAGCTGGCCAAGAGCTCGATGGCGCGCTGGGAAGCGCTGCGCAAGAAGGACGCGGTCTCGCAGCAGGAGCTCGACGAGCGCCGCAGCGCCTACGCCCAGGCCAACTCCAACCTGGCCGCCGCCGAAGCCAACGTCGAGCGCCTGCGCCAGGTGGAAGGCTTCAAGCGCATCGTCGCGCCGTTCGCCGGCATCATCACGCGCCGCAACGTGGACGTCGGCGACCTGATCGACCCGGGCGCCGGCCGCCCGTTGTTCGTGCTGTCGCAGACCGATCCGCTGCGGGTGTATGTGAACGTGCCGCAGTCCTTCGCCAACCTGGTCAAGCCGGGGCAGACCGTGGTGGTCACCCAGGCTGAGCTGCGCGGGCGCAAGTTCGAAGGGAAGGTTGCCCGCACCGCTGGCTCGATCGACCCGGCCACGCGCTCGATGCAGATCGAGGTCAGCCTGCCCAATGCCGACAACGCGCTCTTGCCGGGCGCCTTCGTGCAGGTCGCGCTGCCGCTGAAACCCAGCGGCACGCTGCTGGTCTCGGCCGATACGCTGATGTTCCGCCGCGACGGCTCGCTGGTGGCGTCGGTCGATGCGCAGAACAAGGTGCGCCTGAAGAAGGTGCAGGTCGGCCGCAACTTCGGCCTGACGGTGGAAGTGCTGGAGGGCCTGCAGGGCGACGAGCGCCTGATCCTCAACCCTTCCGATTCGCTCACCGAAGGCGACGTCGTCGAGCCGACCATGGACAAGAAGGATGCCGGCGCCGACAAGAAGAAGGCTGCATCGTGA
- a CDS encoding efflux RND transporter permease subunit codes for MNMVALALRRPYTFIVMAMLIVLATPLTLKTMATDIFPEINIPVVSIIWNYNGLSAQEMGLRIAAQNERGLTTVVSDIEHIESQSLAGVSVIKVFFQPKANIQQAVSQVVASVQSQIRQLPPGITPPLVIKYSASSIPVMQLALSSPTLPEQAVFDAAVQTLRPQLITIPGVAVPYPYGGKTRLISVDLDTQAMQARGLAPIDVVNAVNTQNLILPSGTAKFGATEYTVKMNGSPEAVAGLNELPVRTANGATIYLKDVANVRDGFSPQTNVVRQDGARGVLLSILKNGGASTLDIVDNLRKMLPTAAQTLPEDVKITPLFDQSLFVKAAVAGVISEALIAAGLTAAMVLLFLGNWRSTVIIALTIPLSIMAAILVLAAMGETLNLMTLGGLALSVGILVDQAIVTIENIERHMHLGKPLHDAIIVGAGEIGVPAFVSTLCICIVFVPMFFLSGVARFLFVPLAEAVVFAMVASYILSRTLVPTLVMLLMGSHGQVDSAKKSLLQRVYLAFDNRFERVRRGYTLVLSSLLSHRRRFALGFLGFCLLSCLLFPFLGRDFFPSVDAGQIRLHMRTPTGTRIEETARTADEVERYIRTLIPASELETILDNLGVPNSGINLSYSNAGTIGTLDGEMLMALKEGHRPTEELVALLRAELPRRFPGVEFFFQPADIVTQILNFGLPAAIDVQFTGPNMEANAQLAAELTKKIRQVPGAVDAHVHQRLDGPALDLRIDRTRLQQFGLSASNVGQNLLIALSGSSQTQPAFWLNPNNGVVYNIAVQSPQYTVDSLDALLNIPVGAGANAAANAALPNAGTQLLGNLVEARAGRQMAIASRYNISPAVDVFVSVQGTDLATVAGKVEKLVDEIRPRLPRGSQVVIRGQVETMQSSFIGLGVGLAMAIVLVYLLVVVNFQSWIDAAIIIAALPAALAGIAWMLFITGTTLSVPALTGAIMTMGVATANSILIVAFARQRREEGATPLAAALESGATRIRPVLMTALAMIIGMIPMALGLGEGAEQNAPLGRAVIGGLLFATVSTLFFVPVVFAGVHQRLARRAERRGSRIPPAGHVQQES; via the coding sequence ATGAATATGGTTGCGCTGGCCTTGCGCCGCCCATACACCTTCATCGTGATGGCGATGCTGATCGTGCTCGCCACGCCGCTCACGCTGAAGACCATGGCCACCGATATTTTCCCCGAGATCAATATCCCGGTGGTCAGCATCATCTGGAACTACAACGGCCTGTCGGCGCAGGAAATGGGCCTGCGCATCGCGGCCCAGAACGAGCGCGGCCTGACCACGGTGGTGAGCGACATCGAGCACATCGAGTCGCAATCGCTGGCCGGGGTGTCGGTGATCAAGGTGTTCTTCCAGCCCAAGGCCAACATCCAGCAGGCGGTGTCGCAGGTGGTGGCTTCGGTGCAGTCGCAGATCCGCCAGCTGCCGCCGGGCATCACGCCGCCGCTGGTGATCAAGTATTCCGCCTCCAGCATCCCGGTGATGCAGCTGGCGCTGTCTTCGCCCACGCTGCCCGAGCAGGCCGTGTTCGACGCCGCCGTGCAGACCCTGCGCCCGCAGTTGATCACCATTCCCGGCGTGGCCGTACCCTATCCCTACGGCGGCAAGACGCGCCTGATCTCGGTCGACCTCGACACCCAGGCCATGCAGGCGCGCGGCCTGGCGCCGATCGACGTGGTCAACGCCGTCAACACGCAGAACCTGATCCTGCCCTCCGGCACCGCCAAGTTCGGCGCCACCGAATACACGGTCAAGATGAACGGCTCGCCCGAAGCGGTGGCCGGCCTGAACGAGCTGCCGGTGCGCACCGCCAACGGCGCCACCATCTATCTGAAGGACGTGGCCAACGTGCGCGACGGCTTCTCGCCGCAGACCAACGTGGTGCGCCAGGACGGCGCGCGCGGCGTCCTGCTGTCGATCCTCAAGAACGGCGGCGCCTCCACCCTGGATATCGTCGACAACCTGCGCAAGATGCTGCCCACGGCCGCGCAGACCCTGCCGGAAGACGTCAAGATCACGCCGCTGTTCGACCAGTCGCTGTTCGTGAAGGCGGCGGTGGCCGGCGTGATCAGCGAGGCGCTCATCGCCGCCGGCCTGACCGCGGCCATGGTGCTGCTGTTCCTGGGCAACTGGCGCAGCACGGTGATCATCGCGCTGACCATTCCGCTGTCCATCATGGCCGCCATCCTGGTGCTGGCCGCCATGGGCGAGACGCTCAACCTGATGACGCTGGGCGGGCTGGCGCTCTCGGTGGGCATCCTGGTCGACCAGGCCATCGTCACGATCGAGAACATCGAGCGCCACATGCACCTGGGCAAGCCCCTGCACGACGCCATCATCGTCGGCGCCGGCGAGATCGGCGTGCCAGCCTTCGTCTCCACGCTGTGCATCTGCATCGTGTTCGTGCCGATGTTCTTCCTCTCCGGCGTGGCGCGCTTCCTGTTCGTGCCGCTGGCCGAGGCGGTGGTGTTCGCGATGGTGGCGTCCTACATCCTCTCGCGCACCCTGGTGCCGACGCTGGTGATGCTGCTCATGGGCAGCCACGGCCAGGTCGACAGCGCCAAGAAGAGCCTGCTGCAGCGCGTCTATCTCGCCTTCGACAACCGCTTCGAACGGGTGCGGCGCGGCTATACGCTGGTGCTGTCCTCGCTGCTGTCGCACCGGCGCCGCTTCGCGCTGGGCTTCCTCGGTTTCTGCCTGCTGTCCTGCCTGCTGTTCCCGTTCCTGGGCCGCGATTTCTTCCCCAGCGTCGACGCCGGCCAGATCCGCCTGCACATGCGCACCCCCACCGGCACACGCATCGAAGAGACCGCGCGCACCGCCGACGAGGTGGAGCGATACATCCGCACGCTGATCCCGGCCAGCGAGCTGGAAACCATCCTCGACAACCTGGGCGTGCCCAACTCCGGCATCAACCTCTCGTACAGCAACGCCGGCACCATCGGCACGCTGGACGGCGAAATGCTGATGGCGCTCAAGGAAGGCCACCGCCCCACCGAGGAGCTGGTGGCGCTGCTGCGGGCCGAGCTGCCCCGGCGTTTCCCGGGCGTGGAGTTCTTCTTCCAGCCGGCCGACATCGTCACCCAGATTCTCAACTTCGGCTTGCCGGCGGCGATCGACGTGCAGTTCACCGGCCCCAACATGGAAGCCAACGCCCAGCTGGCCGCCGAGCTGACCAAGAAGATCCGCCAGGTGCCCGGCGCGGTCGACGCCCACGTGCACCAGCGGCTGGACGGCCCGGCGCTGGACCTGCGCATCGACCGCACGCGCCTGCAGCAGTTCGGCCTGTCGGCCTCCAACGTCGGCCAGAACCTGCTGATCGCGCTGTCGGGCAGCTCGCAGACGCAACCGGCTTTCTGGCTCAATCCCAACAACGGGGTGGTCTACAACATCGCCGTGCAGTCGCCGCAGTACACCGTCGATTCGCTCGACGCGCTGCTCAACATCCCGGTCGGCGCCGGCGCCAACGCCGCGGCCAATGCCGCGCTGCCCAACGCCGGCACGCAGCTGCTGGGCAACCTGGTGGAGGCGCGCGCCGGACGCCAGATGGCGATCGCCTCGCGCTACAACATCTCGCCGGCGGTGGACGTCTTCGTCAGCGTCCAGGGCACCGACCTGGCCACCGTGGCCGGCAAGGTCGAGAAGCTGGTGGACGAGATCCGGCCCAGGCTGCCGCGCGGCAGCCAGGTGGTGATCCGCGGCCAGGTGGAAACCATGCAGTCCTCCTTCATCGGCCTGGGCGTCGGCCTGGCCATGGCCATCGTGCTGGTCTACCTGCTGGTGGTGGTCAACTTCCAGTCGTGGATCGACGCCGCCATCATCATCGCCGCGCTGCCGGCGGCGCTGGCGGGCATCGCCTGGATGCTGTTCATCACCGGCACCACGCTGTCGGTGCCGGCCCTGACCGGCGCCATCATGACCATGGGCGTGGCCACCGCCAACAGTATCCTGATCGTGGCGTTTGCGCGCCAGCGCAGGGAGGAAGGCGCCACGCCGCTGGCGGCCGCGCTGGAGTCCGGCGCCACCCGCATCCGCCCGGTGCTGATGACGGCGCTGGCGATGATCATCGGCATGATCCCCATGGCGCTGGGCCTGGGCGAGGGCGCCGAGCAGAATGCGCCGCTGGGGCGCGCGGTGATCGGCGGCCTGCTGTTCGCCACCGTATCGACGCTGTTTTTCGTGCCGGTGGTGTTCGCCGGCGTGCATCAGAGACTGGCCCGCCGGGCGGAGCGACGTGGGTCGCGCATTCCGCCGGCCGGGCATGTGCAACAGGAGAGTTGA
- a CDS encoding oxygenase MpaB family protein: protein MEFLRSRIEASVLAISRPPGSADFLNPPGDPGLFGPDSAAWQVHSDFTAMLTGGVAALLLQMLHPLPLAGVWDHSNFQADMLGRLRRTAQFIAGTTFGSRADAERFIAHVRRIHAGINGFGPNGQAYAASDPQLLTWVHAAEVSCFLRGYLRYRNPGFSAADQDRYYDEIAQIAEALGAADVPRSRTAIDAYIESMRPQLLCDQRTLKTLELVLNAPAPNALAQPWTRLMMRAGVDLLPDWAQQMLGVTQRSPLRSELLRRSVTVAAAPMRWAVRNGSIHLARRRMGLPPQG from the coding sequence ATGGAATTCCTGCGCTCCCGTATCGAAGCCAGCGTGCTCGCCATCAGCCGTCCGCCGGGCAGCGCCGACTTCCTCAACCCGCCCGGCGACCCCGGCCTGTTCGGCCCCGACTCGGCCGCCTGGCAGGTGCACAGCGACTTCACCGCCATGCTCACCGGCGGCGTCGCCGCGCTGCTGCTGCAGATGCTGCACCCGCTGCCGCTGGCCGGCGTGTGGGACCACTCCAACTTCCAGGCCGACATGCTGGGCCGGCTGCGCCGCACCGCCCAGTTCATCGCCGGCACCACCTTCGGCAGCCGCGCCGACGCCGAACGCTTCATCGCCCACGTGCGCCGCATCCACGCCGGCATCAACGGTTTCGGCCCCAATGGCCAGGCCTATGCCGCCAGCGATCCGCAACTGCTGACCTGGGTGCATGCGGCCGAGGTGAGTTGCTTCCTGCGCGGCTACCTGCGCTATCGCAACCCGGGCTTCTCCGCTGCCGACCAGGACCGTTACTACGACGAGATCGCGCAGATCGCCGAGGCGCTGGGCGCGGCCGACGTGCCGCGCTCTCGCACGGCCATCGACGCCTATATCGAAAGCATGCGCCCGCAACTGCTGTGCGACCAGCGCACGCTGAAGACATTGGAACTGGTGTTGAACGCGCCGGCGCCCAACGCATTGGCGCAACCGTGGACGCGCCTGATGATGCGCGCCGGCGTCGACCTGCTGCCGGACTGGGCGCAGCAGATGCTGGGCGTGACGCAACGCTCGCCGCTGCGCAGCGAACTGCTGCGCCGCTCGGTGACGGTGGCCGCCGCGCCGATGCGCTGGGCGGTGCGCAACGGCTCCATCCACCTGGCGCGGCGACGCATGGGGCTGCCGCCGCAAGGCTGA
- a CDS encoding c-type cytochrome: MPLARLIRPVVSARAALSAVLLAFLSSSAWAAGDIVAGRAAFAKCASCHQVGPSARAGFGPQLQRVIGRRAGSTADFKYSPAMANAGFVWTEDKLRAFMKAPGDVVPGNKMRFWGIGSDRQIDDILAYLRSTTQ, from the coding sequence ATGCCCTTAGCCCGCTTGATTCGTCCCGTTGTTTCCGCGCGCGCCGCCTTGTCGGCGGTGCTGCTTGCCTTCCTGTCATCGTCCGCTTGGGCCGCGGGCGACATCGTTGCCGGGCGCGCGGCCTTCGCCAAGTGCGCCAGCTGCCATCAGGTGGGGCCGTCGGCGCGCGCCGGCTTCGGCCCGCAGCTGCAACGCGTGATCGGGCGTCGCGCCGGCTCCACCGCCGACTTCAAGTATTCGCCGGCGATGGCCAACGCCGGGTTCGTCTGGACCGAGGACAAGCTGCGTGCCTTCATGAAGGCGCCGGGCGACGTGGTGCCCGGCAACAAGATGCGCTTCTGGGGCATCGGCAGCGATCGTCAGATCGACGACATCCTGGCCTACCTGCGCAGCACCACGCAATAA
- a CDS encoding DUF2145 domain-containing protein: MNVFSASLRRARAALFLGAALAMPLAAHAGQTCERKELRETAVRQQLEMAVKAVDQLNASGADVVVIGRVGQDLSQYGQRYSHLGFAYRDGGNWFVVHKLNECGTALSNIYEQGMGQFFMDDPFQLEAYVSVPRPEIQARLRAAIRPAQAISMHDPRYNMLAYPWATRYQQSNQWVDETLAHAMEPQIATREQAQAWLKFKGYEPAVLNLGPMTRLGGRMFKANIAFDDHPNEKRFADKIETTTADSVFAFLQKSGIEERHFVIRP, from the coding sequence ATGAACGTCTTTTCCGCATCGTTGCGCCGCGCACGCGCGGCCCTGTTCCTCGGCGCCGCGTTGGCCATGCCGCTGGCCGCGCATGCCGGCCAGACCTGCGAACGCAAGGAGCTGCGCGAGACCGCCGTGCGCCAGCAACTGGAGATGGCCGTCAAGGCCGTCGATCAGCTCAACGCCAGCGGCGCCGACGTGGTCGTGATCGGCCGCGTCGGGCAAGACCTGAGCCAGTACGGCCAGCGCTATTCGCACCTGGGCTTCGCGTACCGCGACGGCGGCAACTGGTTCGTGGTGCACAAGCTCAACGAGTGCGGTACGGCGCTGAGCAATATCTATGAGCAAGGCATGGGGCAGTTCTTCATGGACGATCCGTTCCAGCTGGAGGCGTATGTCTCTGTCCCGCGTCCGGAGATCCAGGCCCGGCTGCGCGCGGCGATCCGGCCGGCGCAGGCGATCAGCATGCACGACCCGCGCTACAACATGCTGGCCTACCCCTGGGCCACACGCTACCAGCAATCCAACCAGTGGGTGGACGAGACGCTGGCGCACGCCATGGAGCCGCAGATCGCTACCCGCGAGCAGGCCCAGGCTTGGCTGAAGTTCAAGGGCTATGAGCCGGCGGTGTTGAACCTGGGGCCGATGACCCGTCTGGGCGGGCGCATGTTCAAGGCCAACATTGCTTTCGACGACCATCCGAACGAGAAGCGCTTTGCCGATAAAATCGAGACCACCACGGCCGATTCGGTATTTGCTTTCTTGCAAAAGTCAGGTATCGAAGAGCGCCATTTCGTGATCCGCCCCTGA
- a CDS encoding helix-turn-helix domain-containing protein translates to MAQAESLVNALKNVLKARGVTYAQLAKGLELSEASVKRVFAERSFTLDRLDQICGLLEMQISDLAHMVAEDNPAPVHLTREQEKKLVSDPKLLLVAVHVLNRWTPEQIVDAYLLPRTELTRLLAQLDKLGIIDLLPNDRIRLRVAPDFSWLPAGPIQQYFREQLRNDFFNSHFDQPGEKMIMISGMLSEESNAELQRRMARLTKEFLKAHRKDLALPLERRHGNALIVAMRPWIPDSFKRIKKQDG, encoded by the coding sequence ATGGCCCAGGCCGAATCGCTGGTCAACGCATTGAAGAACGTACTCAAGGCACGCGGCGTCACCTACGCGCAACTGGCCAAGGGGCTGGAATTGAGCGAAGCGAGCGTGAAGCGGGTCTTCGCCGAACGCAGCTTCACGCTGGACCGGCTGGATCAGATTTGCGGCCTGCTGGAAATGCAGATCAGCGACCTGGCACACATGGTCGCCGAGGACAACCCCGCGCCGGTGCACCTGACGCGCGAACAGGAGAAGAAACTGGTATCGGACCCGAAGTTGTTGCTGGTCGCGGTGCACGTACTGAACCGCTGGACGCCGGAGCAGATCGTCGATGCCTACCTGTTGCCGCGCACCGAGCTGACGCGGCTGCTGGCGCAGCTGGACAAGCTGGGCATCATCGACCTGCTGCCCAACGATCGCATCCGGCTGCGCGTGGCGCCCGACTTTTCATGGTTGCCGGCCGGGCCTATCCAACAGTATTTCCGCGAGCAGCTACGCAATGATTTCTTCAACTCCCATTTCGATCAACCCGGGGAAAAGATGATCATGATCAGCGGCATGCTCTCGGAAGAGAGCAACGCCGAGCTGCAACGCCGCATGGCGCGACTGACCAAGGAGTTCCTGAAGGCCCATCGGAAAGATCTGGCCTTGCCGCTGGAGCGTCGCCACGGCAACGCGCTGATCGTGGCGATGCGCCCCTGGATACCCGACTCCTTCAAGCGCATCAAGAAACAGGATGGCTGA